The Caldicellulosiruptor acetigenus DNA window ATAATTTATTAAGGTTATTAAAAGTGTCTTTGTGGTGGGGGAATAGTTAATGAGAAATATCTTAGAACAAATAGTGGATGATATTAATTATAGTAATATAACCTTGTGGCATTTGCCTAATTTAACAAGGTTTTCAAAAAATAAAACATTGTTTGATTATCAAGTGAAAGCCCTTGAAAATATTACCAAAGTCTTATATTTGTATTATTCAGAATTTAATGCTGACAAAAACAAACTGCTGAGAAAATACAGAGAATATGGTTTGGATGACAGTAAATTTGCCATAGAAAAATACGAAACCAAAAGTAGAATGAGAAAAAACAAGAGGTTTGAATTTTTTAAAAATCATTTTCCGACAGTAAATGACGAATATATTTCTGTTAGTAATTTTTTAAACAGAGCCTGTTTTTGGATGGCAACAGGAAGTGGAAAAAGTCTTGTTTTGATAAAAACAATTGAACTGGTAGATTATCTTCAAAAGCAGGGATTAATACCCCAAAGGGAAATAATGCTTTTGCTTCCCCGTGAGGATTTAATTAAGCAGTTTAAGAATGAAATTGATGAATACAATATGTTTAAAGAAAGACCAATAAGATTAGTGAGTTTGAAGGATTATGAAGGGGACAAGATTCAGCTAACGATGTTCAATGAAATAAAGGTGTATTATTATAGAAGTGACCTTTTGAGAGATGAAACTAAAGAAAATATTTTGGACTACAGAAATTATTTAAACAATGGGAATTGGTATATATTTTTGGATGAAGCTCACAAAGGAAGCAAAGAAGATTCAATTTTTCAGGATTACGTAACCGTGCTGTCCAAGAACGGATTTCTATTTAACTTTTCTGCAACATTCACAGACGAAATTGACCATGTTACAACATGCTACAATTTCAACCTTGAAAAGTTTATCAAAGCAGGATATGGCAAGAATATTTATTTGAGCCAATCTTATTTTTCATTTAAAGATGATAAAGACGATTTTAATGAAGAAGAAAAGCAAAAACAGGTTTTAAAATCGTTGATTGTTTTTTCTCTTGTGAAAAAGGCAAAAAAGGAAGGAACGTATCACCATCCCCTGCTTATTACTCTTGTTAATTCTGTCAATACAGATGACTCTGACCTGCTTTTGTTTTTCAAGAAGTTAGAAGAAATTGCAATTGGAAAAATAAATGAGGATTTATTTGGTGAGGCTAAAGAAGAGATATTAAGAGAGCTAAAAAATCACAGAACTTATGTCTTTGGAGAAGAACAGCTACAGTTTGATATTGAGATCTTAGAAAAATTAAGTAAAAAAGATTTATTAGAATGTGTTTTCAATGCTCAGAATCATGGTAAAATAGAAATTTTGGAAGGTGAAAAAGGGAAAGAAATTATTTTGAAACTTGAAACAAGTGATAAGCCTTTTGCACTCATTAGAATTGGAGATGCCAAGAAGTTTCAAAGAGAAAAATTGGGAAACAATTACGTATATATTTCAAGTTATGATGAGAAAAAAGTATTTGAAAACATCAATAATTTAAAGGATATAAACCTGCTTCTGGGCAGCAGAAGTTTTTATGAAGGCTGGGATAGTAACCGTCCAAATGTCATAAATCTCATCAATATTGGGAAACAAGATGCAAAGAAGTTTGTTCTGCAGGCAATAGGCAGAGGAATAAGGATAGAGCCTCACAAAGGTGAAAGAAAGAGGTTGCCTCAGAATTATAAAGACAAGAATGCTCTGCTTGAGACGTTGTTTATTTTCGCAACTGACAAAGATGCAGTAAAAGCAATAATAGAAACAGTTGAGGAACAGAAGGACAGAGAAGAAGTTGAGATTTCACTTTACGAAAACCAAAATAGAACTTTTGACCTTTTAATACCAGTTTATAAGGAAGAAGAAAATAGAAGAGAAGATATTGCTAGATTTAATATAGCTGAGGAGAGTTTAGTGAAATTCAGACAATTTATAAGTTCTTTTGGCAAGAATGTTTTGCTTTTAAAGACAAATTTGTCGTTGGAGCAGTTGAATTTTTTGCTGGAGAAAGTCACTCGTGATGATTTCTTTCAGATTAAAAACGAAAAAGTTTACAACGACATGGATTTTCTTTTGAAAAAGCTATCATCACATGTTTCTGTAAAAAATAAAGTCGTATCTGAAGTAAAGGAGTTAGAAGATGAAATTATTCATTTTAAACATGTAAAAGTTGTTAATATGAGTGATGAAGAAATTGAAGCATTGAAGGAAAAGATAGAAAAAGTGAGAAGGTTTGAAGTAATTAATGAATCTGAAATCGATGCACTATTAGATGAAGGGAAAATTACAAAGGAAGAGTATAAGAAAATGATTAAAAGTCTTGTAAACACCAAACCTGAAGAGACATTTAAAGACCTTAAAATTAAAAAGGTAGCTCAGCACTATTATTTACCTGTTATTTATTCTACTCAAGAAAAGATAGACTACATTAAACACATTATAAAGGTTCCTAGTGAAGTCAAGTTTATAGAGAATTTGGAAGAGTATGTTAAAAAGAATAGTTTAGATGTTGAGTGGATGTTTAGCAAAATTGATGAAAGGTTAGATAAGAAAATGGGTATACCTTATTTCTGCAGGAAAGAAAATTCTTATCGTGAATTTTTCCCTGATTTTATTTTTTGGATAAAGAAAGGTAAAAACTACAAGATAGTTTTTGTGGACCCCAAGGGCACAAGTAATGCTGATTATCAAAATAAAGTAGATGAATTTGAAAGATTATTTTATGAAAATGGTAAACCAAAAGTCTTCACCTATAGAGACTTTGATATAACTTTTGATTTAAAACTTGTTGCAGAAGATATAAATAGCGTTAGCGCAAAATATCAGAAATACTGGCTTGCAGAAAATGACTTTAGTTTTCTACGGATTTAATAGCAGCAGAAACTCACCACTAAATAAACAGGGAGAAGGGTAAGCACGCCACAGAGAATTGTTCTCTGTGGCTTTTTTGTTTTTTTTGTGCAACACAACTAAAGCCAGGGGGGTAAGAACATTGGCAGTTACCAAAGAGATTCCTGTAGAAAAACTGAAACCTTTTAACCTTCGTCCTGTAATCCCTTTCAGAGTCGCTTTTTTAAAGGAGAGTATTAAAACCAAAGATTACGATCCGGCTTGTCCTTTGGTAGTCCAGCCTGATAATGATGGCTACCTGGTCGTAAATGGCTGCCACAGACTGCAAGCAGTGAAAGAGCTGGGAATGGACAGAGTACCAGTTGTCGAGTACCCAAAAGATGAAGATCCAATCAAATTAGCCCTGACAACTCAGGAAAACAGTGAAAGCGTCCAACCATGGGATTTCATCGACAGAGCATTTTTGGTTAAAAAACTATACGAGCAATTGGGGACTCAAATGAAAGTCGCTGAGAAATTAGGATGGAGCCAACCTGTAGTAAGTTTTT harbors:
- a CDS encoding ParB/RepB/Spo0J family partition protein, with the protein product MAVTKEIPVEKLKPFNLRPVIPFRVAFLKESIKTKDYDPACPLVVQPDNDGYLVVNGCHRLQAVKELGMDRVPVVEYPKDEDPIKLALTTQENSESVQPWDFIDRAFLVKKLYEQLGTQMKVAEKLGWSQPVVSFYLQIANLPEDVITVIRESVIKLQNNTVIKNYNDVINSNLNECGKTETKPKSVDDIWKITWFKDVIDEI
- a CDS encoding DEAD/DEAH box helicase family protein; translated protein: MRNILEQIVDDINYSNITLWHLPNLTRFSKNKTLFDYQVKALENITKVLYLYYSEFNADKNKLLRKYREYGLDDSKFAIEKYETKSRMRKNKRFEFFKNHFPTVNDEYISVSNFLNRACFWMATGSGKSLVLIKTIELVDYLQKQGLIPQREIMLLLPREDLIKQFKNEIDEYNMFKERPIRLVSLKDYEGDKIQLTMFNEIKVYYYRSDLLRDETKENILDYRNYLNNGNWYIFLDEAHKGSKEDSIFQDYVTVLSKNGFLFNFSATFTDEIDHVTTCYNFNLEKFIKAGYGKNIYLSQSYFSFKDDKDDFNEEEKQKQVLKSLIVFSLVKKAKKEGTYHHPLLITLVNSVNTDDSDLLLFFKKLEEIAIGKINEDLFGEAKEEILRELKNHRTYVFGEEQLQFDIEILEKLSKKDLLECVFNAQNHGKIEILEGEKGKEIILKLETSDKPFALIRIGDAKKFQREKLGNNYVYISSYDEKKVFENINNLKDINLLLGSRSFYEGWDSNRPNVINLINIGKQDAKKFVLQAIGRGIRIEPHKGERKRLPQNYKDKNALLETLFIFATDKDAVKAIIETVEEQKDREEVEISLYENQNRTFDLLIPVYKEEENRREDIARFNIAEESLVKFRQFISSFGKNVLLLKTNLSLEQLNFLLEKVTRDDFFQIKNEKVYNDMDFLLKKLSSHVSVKNKVVSEVKELEDEIIHFKHVKVVNMSDEEIEALKEKIEKVRRFEVINESEIDALLDEGKITKEEYKKMIKSLVNTKPEETFKDLKIKKVAQHYYLPVIYSTQEKIDYIKHIIKVPSEVKFIENLEEYVKKNSLDVEWMFSKIDERLDKKMGIPYFCRKENSYREFFPDFIFWIKKGKNYKIVFVDPKGTSNADYQNKVDEFERLFYENGKPKVFTYRDFDITFDLKLVAEDINSVSAKYQKYWLAENDFSFLRI